Proteins found in one Labrenzia sp. VG12 genomic segment:
- a CDS encoding CPCC family cysteine-rich protein has product MKKIRRLSREQALRTLAEFHQSCGRLKVDALVQDGFEGATEAEILLDWIRSQYGASPNPFLGELVEFATGDQVDVHGLPDNLGTCPCCGFKTLTEARGDYEVCRLCNWEDTGSDHPGGCQSPNKGSMYEYRHLLSQRGKSGGFHRWQCGPRVAAKDLKFLPANDELRVSEGADHLMQWASARATAYLTETLQLPARGDEQDWEIELADEARLEEFISLFPDLASDDEYAYAMVALIIASFDDRLGQRLYPFGGEYIDQMREADFDVSRMYTQDERRLWLEISRILNSRVCLFDWLIRYWSSADEPESAFACTLFFRTEFRTFSR; this is encoded by the coding sequence ATGAAAAAGATCAGAAGACTGTCGCGGGAACAGGCCTTGCGGACACTCGCGGAATTTCACCAGAGCTGTGGTCGTTTGAAGGTCGACGCTCTGGTTCAGGACGGATTTGAAGGCGCGACGGAGGCCGAGATCCTGCTCGATTGGATTCGGAGCCAATATGGTGCCAGCCCCAATCCGTTTCTCGGCGAACTGGTCGAATTTGCGACTGGTGACCAGGTTGACGTTCACGGTCTGCCGGACAATCTGGGCACTTGCCCGTGCTGTGGTTTCAAGACCCTGACAGAAGCGCGGGGAGACTACGAAGTCTGCCGGTTGTGCAACTGGGAAGACACTGGATCGGACCATCCCGGAGGCTGCCAGTCTCCCAACAAGGGCTCGATGTACGAATATCGGCACCTGCTGTCGCAACGCGGCAAGTCCGGCGGTTTTCATCGCTGGCAATGCGGGCCCCGGGTGGCTGCCAAGGACCTGAAGTTCCTGCCCGCTAACGACGAGCTGCGGGTGAGCGAGGGTGCCGACCACTTGATGCAATGGGCCTCGGCGCGTGCGACCGCATATCTGACCGAAACGCTGCAATTGCCGGCGCGCGGTGATGAGCAGGACTGGGAAATCGAGTTGGCAGATGAAGCCCGGCTCGAGGAGTTCATCTCGTTGTTTCCGGACCTCGCCTCTGACGATGAATACGCCTACGCGATGGTCGCGCTGATCATTGCAAGTTTCGATGACCGACTGGGACAGCGTCTTTATCCGTTTGGCGGCGAGTATATCGATCAAATGCGTGAGGCCGATTTCGACGTGTCACGGATGTACACACAGGACGAAAGACGGCTCTGGCTGGAAATCTCCAGAATTCTGAACTCGAGAGTGTGTCTGTTCGACTGGCTTATTCGCTACTGGAGCTCGGCAGACGAGCCTGAAAGCGCGTTTGCCTGCACGTTGTTCTTTCGGACCGAATTTCGAACGTTCTCCCGTTGA
- a CDS encoding RtcB family protein gives MTMETETEKLTSDMLATWGHLPGKAFGAALRDGQDALDRGEPLEAVRQMLEAYKPAPTLPLAASGEKPFHVNLDAESADEKANLDAVMHHMTELMRTPTIEAGAIMPDACPAGPLGTIPVGGVVAARNAIHPGMHSADICCSVMMTEFQDADPKAVLDAAQSVTHFGAGGRPNGKRFTMSTSLFDKFRENRFLSNPKILRMAQEHLGTQGDGNHFLFVGVSRKTGRTAMVTHHGSRGPGAGLYKIGINVADKFRRKLSPKTLKQNGWIPADSEEGIAYWEALQLIRKWTKANHNAIHQATVEASGAAAGNRFWNEHNFVFERDGLFYHGKGATPAWDGYAADATGLTLIPLNMAEPVLVVRGKDAGHALGFSPHGAGRNYSRSEHKRRSSARTPEEMLKAETDGLDIRFFEDGIDISELPSSYKKADAVVAQIEKYGLADIEDYIDPYGCIMAGDMEPFWKKRKDARR, from the coding sequence ATGACGATGGAAACGGAAACCGAAAAACTCACCAGCGACATGCTGGCGACCTGGGGACACCTGCCGGGCAAGGCCTTCGGCGCTGCCCTGCGTGATGGGCAGGACGCGCTGGATCGCGGCGAACCGCTCGAGGCTGTGCGTCAGATGCTGGAAGCCTACAAACCGGCGCCGACCCTGCCGCTGGCCGCCTCCGGTGAAAAGCCGTTCCACGTCAACCTGGATGCGGAAAGCGCGGACGAAAAGGCCAACCTGGACGCCGTCATGCACCACATGACAGAGCTGATGCGCACGCCGACCATCGAGGCCGGCGCCATCATGCCGGATGCCTGTCCGGCGGGACCGCTCGGGACGATCCCGGTCGGCGGTGTGGTCGCGGCCCGCAACGCGATCCATCCGGGCATGCACAGCGCCGACATCTGCTGTTCGGTGATGATGACCGAGTTTCAGGACGCCGACCCGAAGGCGGTTCTGGACGCGGCCCAGTCCGTGACCCATTTTGGTGCCGGCGGCCGGCCGAACGGCAAGCGGTTCACCATGTCGACGAGCCTGTTCGACAAGTTCCGGGAGAACCGGTTCCTGAGCAACCCGAAGATCCTGCGCATGGCGCAGGAGCATCTGGGCACGCAGGGGGACGGCAACCACTTCCTGTTTGTCGGCGTGTCGCGCAAGACCGGCAGGACCGCGATGGTCACCCATCACGGGTCTCGCGGGCCGGGTGCGGGGCTTTACAAGATCGGCATCAATGTCGCGGACAAGTTCCGCCGCAAGCTGTCGCCGAAAACGCTGAAGCAGAATGGCTGGATCCCGGCCGACAGCGAGGAGGGTATCGCCTATTGGGAGGCCCTGCAGCTGATCCGCAAATGGACCAAGGCCAACCACAACGCCATTCACCAGGCAACGGTGGAGGCGAGTGGCGCAGCGGCCGGGAACCGGTTCTGGAACGAGCACAATTTCGTCTTCGAACGGGACGGGCTCTTCTATCACGGCAAGGGGGCGACCCCGGCCTGGGACGGATATGCGGCAGATGCCACGGGGCTGACGCTGATCCCGCTCAACATGGCCGAGCCGGTGCTTGTGGTGCGCGGCAAGGATGCCGGCCACGCGCTCGGGTTCTCGCCGCACGGGGCGGGGCGCAACTATTCGCGCTCCGAGCACAAGCGCCGCTCTTCGGCCAGGACGCCGGAAGAAATGCTGAAGGCGGAAACGGACGGTCTCGACATCCGTTTCTTCGAGGACGGCATCGACATCTCCGAACTGCCGTCCAGCTACAAGAAGGCGGACGCGGTGGTGGCCCAGATCGAAAAATACGGCCTCGCCGACATCGAGGACTACATCGATCCCTATGGCTGCATCATGGCCGGCGACATGGAGCCGTTCTGGAAGAAAAGAAAGGACGCAAGGCGGTAA
- a CDS encoding TROVE domain-containing protein: protein MANKMLFASLRGRLAKKADARNLAGGRAYLYEDRQKLAQLAATGSIGDLFYQSAEMELDQVLAATESVPDDFLARTAVYARQKGHMKDLPALLLAVLASRDTGLFAQAFPMVVTDGKMLRNFVQIMRSGQTGRRSLGTRPKALVRAWLNTASTYQLLQASIGNDPSLADVIKMVHPKPRDEEREALFAWLIGKPCDVEKLPVEVRDYVAFKENPKGRRVPDVPFQMLTHLPLTREDWTALAERGSWTMVRMNLNTFLRHGVFEGGRFFKAKAVGMVADILRDPKRIRKARVFPYQLLTAYQALSGEMPAEIREALHDAMEISVANVPAFKGQVVVCPDVSGSMVSPVTGYRKGATTVTRCVDVAALISAAVLRRNRGATVLPFEVDVREVKLTARDTILTNAQKLIEQWGGGTNCAAPLIWLNRKGRAPDLVILVSDNQSWAGLHRGASTGVMREWEKLKRRNPDAKLVCIDIAPYGTAQAVSRPDILNVGGFSDAVFDQVAAFAEDRMNADQWVGEIEAIELT, encoded by the coding sequence ATGGCGAACAAAATGCTTTTTGCCTCCCTGAGGGGACGCCTTGCCAAGAAGGCCGATGCCAGGAACCTGGCTGGTGGCCGCGCCTATCTTTACGAGGATCGCCAGAAGCTTGCGCAACTGGCGGCGACCGGATCCATCGGAGACCTGTTCTACCAGAGTGCCGAGATGGAACTGGACCAGGTGCTGGCGGCGACGGAATCTGTGCCGGATGATTTCCTGGCCAGGACCGCGGTCTATGCCCGCCAGAAGGGTCACATGAAAGACCTGCCGGCCCTGCTGCTGGCGGTTCTTGCCTCCAGGGATACCGGGCTGTTTGCCCAGGCTTTTCCGATGGTCGTGACCGACGGCAAGATGCTGCGCAACTTCGTGCAGATCATGCGGTCCGGTCAGACCGGGCGTAGGTCTCTGGGAACCCGGCCGAAGGCCCTGGTGCGCGCCTGGCTGAACACGGCCAGCACCTATCAGCTGCTTCAGGCCAGCATCGGTAATGATCCGTCCCTGGCGGACGTCATCAAGATGGTGCACCCGAAGCCTCGTGACGAGGAGCGGGAAGCCCTGTTTGCCTGGCTGATCGGCAAGCCGTGCGATGTGGAGAAGCTGCCGGTTGAAGTGCGTGACTATGTAGCCTTCAAGGAAAACCCGAAGGGCCGCAGGGTCCCGGACGTACCGTTCCAGATGCTGACGCACCTGCCGCTCACCCGGGAAGACTGGACCGCGCTGGCAGAGCGCGGAAGCTGGACCATGGTGCGCATGAACCTGAACACCTTCCTGCGTCACGGCGTCTTCGAAGGTGGGCGGTTCTTCAAGGCCAAGGCAGTTGGGATGGTGGCCGATATCCTGAGGGATCCGAAGCGGATCAGGAAGGCGCGGGTGTTCCCGTATCAGCTGCTGACGGCCTACCAGGCCCTGTCGGGCGAGATGCCGGCCGAAATCCGCGAGGCCCTGCACGATGCGATGGAAATCTCTGTTGCCAACGTGCCGGCCTTCAAGGGACAGGTTGTCGTCTGCCCCGATGTCTCCGGGTCCATGGTGTCGCCGGTGACCGGCTACAGGAAGGGAGCGACCACGGTGACGCGCTGCGTCGACGTTGCCGCGCTGATCTCCGCCGCCGTTCTGAGGCGCAACCGCGGCGCGACCGTGCTGCCGTTCGAGGTGGATGTGCGTGAGGTCAAGCTGACTGCACGCGACACGATCCTGACCAATGCCCAGAAGCTCATCGAGCAGTGGGGCGGCGGAACGAACTGTGCAGCGCCACTGATCTGGCTGAACAGGAAGGGCCGTGCGCCGGACCTGGTCATCCTGGTCTCGGATAACCAGTCCTGGGCAGGTCTCCACCGCGGTGCGTCCACGGGCGTGATGCGGGAATGGGAGAAGCTGAAAAGGCGGAACCCGGACGCCAAGCTGGTGTGCATCGATATCGCGCCCTACGGCACGGCGCAGGCGGTTTCCAGGCCGGACATCCTCAATGTCGGAGGTTTCTCCGACGCGGTGTTCGACCAGGTCGCGGCCTTTGCCGAAGACCGAATGAATGCGGACCAGTGGGTCGGCGAGATCGAAGCGATCGAGCTGACCTGA
- a CDS encoding dienelactone hydrolase codes for MALSSTLPAASAKVFETVGFEKTLVHSKERDENLTVLIWYPALPGGDLEAVGENRVFAGTKAFQNAPVAKGMHPLVLLSHGSGASVERMAWIAVELAANGFVVAGPNHPGTTSGDSTPEDTPKLWQRTNDLSTLLDHLLQDPVWRAAIDPERVGSLGFSLGGAAVLRSVGALATVEAYVRYCDTYPGMADCRWFKGGRAYRHGEEIKVRPFDLRSVNRARFEQREQDLRIRAVVAVDPALAAVFDPASLEPVNIPLHFINLGLPKTIPIAVKSDELAEGASSGSLDYVANAVHFSFLPECAPGAADFLKRIGETDELCADGGARPRAELHQELADKIVTVLQNSLSVGK; via the coding sequence ATGGCACTTTCCTCCACGCTGCCGGCCGCTTCGGCCAAGGTATTCGAAACAGTCGGTTTTGAGAAAACCCTGGTCCACTCAAAGGAAAGAGACGAAAACCTGACGGTCCTGATCTGGTATCCGGCCTTACCCGGTGGTGACCTCGAAGCTGTCGGCGAAAACCGGGTCTTCGCAGGCACGAAAGCCTTTCAAAACGCCCCCGTCGCAAAAGGCATGCATCCGCTGGTGCTCCTGTCGCATGGATCGGGCGCGAGCGTCGAACGCATGGCCTGGATTGCGGTGGAGCTGGCCGCAAACGGTTTTGTCGTGGCTGGACCAAATCATCCGGGCACGACAAGCGGAGATTCCACACCGGAAGATACGCCGAAACTCTGGCAGCGGACGAACGACCTTTCTACGCTTCTCGATCACTTGCTGCAGGATCCGGTGTGGCGAGCGGCAATCGATCCGGAAAGGGTTGGAAGTCTTGGTTTTTCGCTCGGCGGTGCCGCGGTGCTCAGAAGTGTCGGGGCGCTGGCGACCGTGGAAGCCTATGTACGCTATTGCGACACTTATCCGGGCATGGCGGATTGCCGGTGGTTCAAGGGAGGCAGGGCGTATCGCCACGGTGAGGAAATCAAAGTCAGGCCATTCGATCTACGCTCAGTCAACCGGGCAAGGTTCGAGCAACGGGAACAGGATCTGCGCATCCGGGCGGTAGTCGCGGTCGATCCGGCTCTGGCGGCAGTGTTCGATCCGGCAAGCCTGGAGCCAGTCAACATTCCACTCCATTTTATCAATCTCGGTTTGCCGAAGACGATTCCGATTGCGGTAAAATCTGATGAACTTGCCGAAGGCGCCTCCTCGGGAAGTCTCGACTATGTTGCCAACGCAGTTCACTTCAGCTTTTTGCCGGAATGCGCGCCAGGCGCTGCCGATTTCCTGAAGCGGATTGGGGAAACGGATGAACTTTGCGCGGACGGTGGGGCGCGGCCCCGTGCGGAACTTCATCAGGAGCTCGCCGACAAAATCGTAACAGTCCTTCAGAACAGTTTGTCGGTTGGAAAGTGA
- a CDS encoding AraC family transcriptional regulator, producing MTLSRRPQSRFSPFETRFSPSLRVVFLLFVPLPFVNALLLALIFARLGRSNALIATKPFLLLIALCALQSVLIGLRWGYGIEAVRHAIPVLAASLPLITLACFGGLAGGIRSGRNLKVFAPSAMVTVAVLLFFKPELVDLALILLYLAAALILARLALAGPDGLGNARLDAAANAHRAIWLAAVCLGLSACLDVLVLVDFERSGGVHAAALVSNANLVSLLLIGLSALSAGHAQAGTGEAEQSEASKATLAPSPQDAEIVDRLNRLMSEQHLYRDDSLNLAKLSRKSGFPTRLVSQAVNRVTGQNVSRFVNGYRVKEVCRLLADPDITVIHAMHLAGFSTKSNFNREFLRVTGKTPEAWRKADAAALPIDAAEPDLRTIN from the coding sequence TTGACGCTGAGCCGTCGTCCTCAATCGCGATTCAGTCCTTTCGAAACACGTTTCAGTCCCTCTCTGCGGGTGGTATTCTTGCTGTTTGTCCCCTTGCCCTTCGTCAACGCGTTGCTGCTGGCGCTGATCTTCGCGCGGCTTGGGCGCAGCAATGCCTTGATCGCCACCAAACCGTTCCTGCTGTTGATTGCCCTTTGCGCCCTGCAATCGGTCTTGATCGGATTGCGCTGGGGTTATGGGATCGAGGCTGTTCGCCATGCCATTCCGGTTCTTGCAGCCTCGCTGCCGCTGATAACGCTCGCATGTTTTGGAGGCCTTGCCGGAGGCATTCGGTCGGGACGAAACCTGAAAGTCTTCGCACCGTCAGCAATGGTCACCGTGGCGGTGCTGCTGTTTTTCAAACCGGAACTGGTGGATTTGGCCCTGATCCTTCTCTACCTCGCCGCCGCACTGATACTGGCAAGGCTCGCTCTGGCAGGTCCGGACGGTCTCGGAAATGCCCGTCTTGACGCCGCTGCCAATGCGCATCGTGCGATCTGGCTGGCGGCGGTCTGTCTTGGTCTTTCTGCATGCCTCGATGTGTTGGTCCTGGTGGATTTCGAGCGCTCTGGCGGCGTGCATGCCGCAGCCCTTGTCAGCAACGCCAACCTCGTCAGCCTGCTGTTGATCGGCCTCTCCGCCTTGTCTGCAGGACATGCGCAGGCAGGTACCGGGGAAGCAGAGCAATCAGAGGCCTCAAAAGCGACGTTGGCCCCGTCTCCTCAGGATGCTGAAATTGTGGACCGACTCAACAGGCTCATGTCGGAACAACACCTATACAGAGATGATAGCCTGAACCTTGCCAAGCTGTCTCGAAAGTCGGGTTTCCCGACGCGCCTCGTGTCGCAAGCAGTCAATCGGGTAACCGGTCAAAATGTTTCGCGCTTCGTCAACGGGTATCGTGTCAAGGAAGTCTGCCGGTTGCTGGCCGATCCTGACATTACAGTGATCCACGCCATGCATCTTGCCGGCTTCTCCACCAAATCCAACTTCAACCGCGAATTCCTGCGCGTAACGGGCAAAACCCCGGAGGCCTGGCGAAAAGCAGACGCAGCAGCTTTGCCGATTGACGCGGCCGAACCGGATTTGCGGACGATTAATTAA
- a CDS encoding TetR/AcrR family transcriptional regulator: protein MSEAEKQKSHNKILEAAARMLRAGGTDATSVSDVMQAAGLTHGGFYRHFKSKDELVSAAFRKAVDDVLTEMERATDDAEKTRARRDYIDTYLSKCHVDNRGDGCPLAALANDLSRGEEVARREGVAAVDRVSALLKTGDAAAQGTALLALMVGTVTLARLAEAAGKSESILEAGRTAAELLERNWSTRT from the coding sequence ATGTCAGAAGCTGAAAAGCAGAAGTCTCACAACAAGATACTGGAAGCTGCCGCGCGCATGCTGCGCGCCGGGGGAACTGACGCGACCAGCGTATCGGATGTGATGCAGGCGGCCGGGCTGACCCATGGCGGCTTCTATCGACACTTCAAATCGAAGGACGAACTGGTCTCCGCCGCGTTCCGCAAGGCGGTCGATGATGTGCTGACGGAGATGGAGCGGGCAACGGACGACGCGGAAAAGACGAGGGCCCGTCGCGACTATATCGATACCTATCTGTCAAAATGTCATGTCGACAATCGGGGAGACGGCTGCCCCCTGGCGGCTCTGGCAAACGATCTCAGCCGGGGCGAGGAGGTCGCGCGGCGAGAGGGCGTGGCGGCGGTTGACCGTGTGTCGGCGCTTTTGAAAACCGGCGATGCAGCGGCTCAGGGGACGGCACTGCTGGCGCTCATGGTCGGCACGGTCACGCTGGCGCGCCTGGCAGAGGCAGCCGGCAAGTCTGAGAGCATTTTGGAAGCCGGCCGGACCGCTGCGGAACTGCTCGAGCGCAATTGGTCGACCAGGACGTGA
- a CDS encoding NmrA family NAD(P)-binding protein, protein MPSKPKILVTSAGGKTGLPVTLQLLEKGFPVRAFLRRQDHRAVLLKRAGAEVFVGNQYALADMRRAMAGVRRAYQCAPTAPNGLHFNAVFTVAANEAALEHVVTLGQWLTACDHPSLFTREVYLSDALIRLAPNMTVTSINPGWFADNYLMVIDMAAHLGLFTMPLGPGHEKKNAPPSNEDIARVVVAALADPDRHAGRTYRPTGPELMSPDEIAAAMGRALGRKVRYQNISEKMMTKALRAMPPSNFSEAAVSQLAIYAEEYRRGAFAVSAPTRHVEDVGGHAPESFESITRRLVARRPDLRRSISRTARALFGFTRIALTPALDLDRIQSSRDYVRLETPRFAQETPDWVQSHDFTQATAPATRVA, encoded by the coding sequence GTGCCCTCAAAACCGAAAATTCTCGTCACCAGCGCCGGCGGAAAAACCGGCCTGCCCGTCACCTTGCAACTGCTTGAAAAGGGGTTCCCGGTGCGTGCATTCCTGCGACGGCAAGATCACCGCGCAGTCCTGCTGAAGCGCGCCGGGGCTGAAGTCTTCGTCGGCAATCAATATGCGCTTGCTGACATGCGCAGGGCGATGGCAGGGGTTCGGCGCGCCTATCAATGTGCACCAACAGCACCGAACGGGCTGCATTTCAACGCGGTCTTCACGGTCGCCGCCAACGAGGCCGCTCTGGAGCACGTGGTCACACTCGGCCAATGGCTGACCGCCTGCGACCACCCGTCCCTTTTCACCCGGGAAGTCTATCTCTCCGACGCGCTGATCCGGCTGGCGCCAAACATGACCGTCACCTCCATCAACCCGGGCTGGTTTGCCGACAACTATCTGATGGTGATCGACATGGCGGCCCATCTCGGCCTCTTCACCATGCCGCTAGGACCGGGCCACGAGAAGAAGAACGCCCCGCCCTCCAACGAGGATATCGCGCGTGTCGTCGTTGCCGCTCTTGCCGATCCGGACCGTCACGCAGGCAGGACTTATCGCCCGACCGGGCCGGAGCTGATGTCGCCGGACGAAATTGCTGCAGCCATGGGACGCGCGCTCGGTCGCAAGGTCAGGTACCAGAACATTTCGGAGAAGATGATGACCAAGGCGCTGCGCGCAATGCCGCCCTCGAATTTTTCCGAGGCTGCCGTCTCCCAGCTCGCCATCTACGCTGAAGAATACCGGCGCGGCGCCTTTGCTGTGAGTGCGCCGACACGGCATGTCGAGGACGTCGGTGGCCATGCGCCGGAATCCTTTGAAAGCATCACCCGTCGGCTGGTCGCCAGACGCCCGGATCTCCGCCGGAGCATCTCCCGGACGGCCCGTGCCCTGTTCGGTTTTACCAGGATCGCCCTGACCCCGGCGCTCGATCTCGACCGCATCCAGTCAAGCCGCGACTACGTCCGCCTCGAAACCCCACGTTTTGCGCAGGAAACGCCGGACTGGGTCCAAAGCCACGACTTCACCCAAGCCACTGCCCCGGCAACCCGGGTTGCCTGA
- a CDS encoding iron-containing alcohol dehydrogenase, whose protein sequence is MSSLPSVNWSYPTSVRFGVGRIKELPDAVKASGMTNPLLVTDPGLAGLPMVAEAIESLKAAGLQAAVFSDVKPNPVDSNINAGVAAFKAGGHDGVIAFGGGSGLDAGKLIAFMSGQSRPIWDFEDIGDWWTRADPAGIAPIVAVPTTAGTGSEVGRAGVVTNEATHTKKVIFHPKMLPETVICDPELTVGMPRFITVGTGMDALAHCLEAYSAPMYHPMSEGIALEGMRLVFENLPKVAADGADLEARGHLMSAAAMGAVAFQKGLGAIHSLSHPVGALYDTHHGMTNAVFMPYVLQFNRPAIEQKFERLAGFLGISGGYQGVLDAILKLRADLDVPHTLGGLNVDDGKRELIAEMAIVDPTAGGNPVELTKDGALEIFDKAQAGTV, encoded by the coding sequence ATGAGCTCACTTCCTTCCGTCAACTGGTCCTATCCGACCTCCGTCCGTTTCGGCGTCGGCCGTATCAAGGAATTGCCTGATGCGGTGAAAGCGTCCGGCATGACCAACCCGCTGCTGGTGACCGACCCGGGCCTTGCCGGCCTGCCGATGGTGGCAGAGGCGATCGAGAGCCTGAAGGCCGCCGGTCTTCAGGCCGCCGTCTTTTCCGACGTCAAGCCGAACCCGGTCGACAGCAACATCAATGCCGGTGTCGCCGCTTTCAAGGCAGGTGGGCATGACGGCGTTATCGCCTTCGGCGGCGGCTCGGGCCTCGATGCGGGCAAGCTGATTGCCTTCATGTCCGGTCAGTCCCGGCCGATCTGGGATTTTGAAGACATCGGCGACTGGTGGACCCGCGCCGACCCGGCCGGTATTGCGCCGATCGTTGCCGTCCCGACAACGGCGGGCACCGGTTCGGAAGTCGGCCGCGCCGGCGTGGTCACGAACGAGGCGACCCACACGAAGAAAGTGATCTTCCATCCGAAGATGCTGCCTGAAACCGTCATCTGCGATCCGGAGCTGACGGTCGGCATGCCGCGCTTCATCACGGTCGGCACCGGCATGGACGCGCTCGCCCATTGCCTGGAGGCTTATTCCGCTCCGATGTATCATCCGATGTCGGAAGGCATCGCGCTGGAAGGCATGCGGCTGGTGTTTGAAAACCTGCCGAAGGTTGCCGCCGATGGCGCGGATCTTGAAGCACGTGGCCACCTGATGAGCGCAGCGGCCATGGGCGCCGTTGCCTTCCAGAAGGGGCTCGGTGCGATTCACTCGCTGTCGCATCCGGTCGGTGCTCTCTATGACACCCATCACGGCATGACCAATGCGGTCTTCATGCCTTATGTGCTGCAGTTCAACCGGCCGGCGATCGAGCAGAAATTCGAGCGCCTGGCCGGCTTCCTCGGCATCTCCGGTGGTTATCAGGGCGTGCTTGACGCGATCCTGAAACTGCGCGCGGACCTCGATGTGCCGCATACGCTTGGCGGACTGAATGTCGATGATGGCAAACGCGAGCTGATCGCGGAGATGGCCATCGTCGACCCGACCGCCGGCGGCAATCCGGTGGAACTCACCAAGGACGGCGCTCTGGAAATCTTCGACAAGGCGCAGGCGGGAACGGTCTGA
- a CDS encoding aldehyde dehydrogenase family protein, which produces MSDVIKLISPIDGSVYAERPALDEAAVDRVVTAARAAQPGWAALPIAERVAYCEKALEALKAMNDDVVQELAWQMGRPVRFGGELGGTIERTEYCARTAAEALADIERTDKAGFKRYLKRVPLGIVMVIAPWNYPFMTAINTIMPALMAGNVIVLKHAAQTLLVGERLAKAFEIAGLPKGVFQNIVLTHAGTEKLLGSGLIDHVNFTGSVGGGRAIEKALAGTFATLGLELGGKDPAYVRADADLNYAVENLVDGAFYNAGQCCCGIERVYVHESLYDRFVEGFVDLTSQYKLGNPLDEATTLGPMAQARFAAWVREQTEEALRKGAKAHIDTSGFEADAAGTPYLAPQVLTDVNHQMSVMREESFGPVVGIMKVKDDEEALQFMNDSPYGLTASIWTEDVAAAAEIGDRIETGTVFMNRCDYLDPALVWTGVKDTGKGAALSEIGFHNLTRPKSFHFRVEH; this is translated from the coding sequence ATGTCAGATGTGATCAAACTGATTTCGCCGATCGACGGCTCGGTCTATGCCGAGCGTCCGGCGCTGGACGAAGCTGCTGTCGACCGCGTGGTCACCGCGGCGCGTGCGGCCCAGCCAGGCTGGGCGGCCCTGCCCATTGCCGAGCGCGTCGCCTATTGCGAAAAGGCTCTGGAAGCCCTGAAGGCAATGAATGACGACGTTGTTCAGGAACTGGCCTGGCAGATGGGCCGTCCGGTCCGTTTCGGCGGCGAACTTGGCGGCACCATCGAGCGGACCGAATATTGCGCGCGCACCGCGGCTGAAGCTCTGGCCGATATCGAGCGCACCGACAAGGCCGGTTTCAAACGGTACCTGAAACGCGTGCCGCTCGGCATCGTCATGGTCATCGCGCCCTGGAACTATCCGTTCATGACGGCGATCAACACCATCATGCCGGCGCTTATGGCCGGCAACGTGATCGTGCTGAAACATGCCGCGCAGACTCTGCTGGTCGGTGAGCGCCTCGCCAAGGCTTTCGAGATTGCAGGCCTGCCGAAAGGTGTCTTCCAGAATATCGTTCTGACCCATGCCGGCACGGAAAAGCTGCTTGGATCCGGCCTGATCGACCATGTCAATTTCACAGGGTCCGTCGGCGGTGGCCGCGCCATTGAAAAGGCCCTGGCCGGCACCTTCGCCACGCTCGGTCTTGAGCTGGGCGGCAAGGACCCCGCCTATGTCCGTGCCGATGCGGATCTGAATTATGCGGTTGAAAATCTCGTGGACGGTGCTTTCTACAATGCCGGTCAGTGCTGCTGCGGCATCGAGCGTGTCTATGTGCATGAAAGCCTTTATGACCGGTTCGTCGAGGGCTTTGTCGACCTGACAAGCCAGTACAAGCTCGGCAATCCGCTGGACGAAGCGACCACCCTCGGCCCGATGGCCCAGGCCCGCTTTGCGGCCTGGGTGCGCGAGCAGACCGAAGAGGCGCTGCGCAAGGGTGCCAAAGCCCATATCGACACGTCCGGTTTCGAGGCCGATGCAGCGGGTACGCCCTATCTGGCGCCTCAGGTCCTGACCGACGTCAATCACCAGATGTCGGTGATGCGCGAGGAAAGCTTCGGACCGGTGGTCGGCATCATGAAGGTGAAGGACGACGAAGAAGCGCTGCAGTTCATGAATGACAGCCCCTATGGTCTGACCGCGTCGATCTGGACCGAAGATGTCGCCGCAGCAGCGGAGATCGGCGATCGGATCGAAACCGGCACCGTCTTCATGAACCGCTGCGACTATCTCGACCCGGCGCTGGTCTGGACGGGCGTGAAGGACACCGGCAAGGGTGCCGCCCTCTCCGAGATCGGCTTTCATAACCTGACAAGGCCGAAGTCGTTCCACTTCCGCGTGGAACACTGA